A genomic region of Caenorhabditis elegans chromosome V contains the following coding sequences:
- the Y19D10A.6 gene encoding Metalloendopeptidase (Predicted) — protein sequence MIFKNRRPTEPVLKRRGISENNILTKLPTFEPSKYGHINIPLRKKRGIALHPLQWASYLWPNAEVPYDIATHYTSTEKSIILSAMEAFKNVTCVRFRPRAATDKHYLQINKYFNVERCFSYIGRQSSRTLFGTPEGNVETRMRLDPACLRGNGRGIVMHELMHILGFYHEHQRDDRDRRIVGSAVHYNFKIYRRAKTLYMGAYDANSIMHYNFQNLPWQRRDHFSTSDIININTFYKCKNLLSSKLAPKVPISPTSTSTTAITTTNTTTTKL from the exons ATGATCTTCAAGAATCGGAGGCCTACAGAACCGGTACTTAAACGGAGaggcatttctgaaaataat aTCTTAACAAAGCTGCCAACATTTGAGCCATCAAAGTATGGCCATATTAATATTCCCTTAAGAAAGAAACGAGGAATCGCTCTCCATCCTTTGCAATGGGCATCGTA tCTCTGGCCAAACGCAGAAGTTCCATATGATATAGCCACCCATTACActtccactgaaaaatcaataattctatCTGCAATGGAagcattcaaaaatgtcacCTGTGTCAGGTTCCGTCCCCGTGCTGCAACTGACAAGCATTATCTTCAAATTAATAAGTACTTTAACGTAGAACGCTGCTTTTCCTATATAGGCCGTCAAAGCAGCCGCACGCTTTTTGGAACTCCTGAAGGAAACGTCGAGACCCGAATGAGACTCGATCCCGCATGCCTTCGCGGCAATGGACGTGGAATTGTGATGCATGAGTTGATGCACATCCTAGGATTCTACCACGAGCATCAGAGAGACGATCGGGACCGTCGCATCGTTGGATCAGCTGTGCATTATAATTTCAAGATCTATCGCCGTGCCAAGACATTATATATGGGCGCTTACGATGCCAATTCAATTATGCACTACAACTTCCAAAATCTTCCTTGGCAGAGGAGAGATCATTTTTCGACGTCGGATATTATTAACATAAATACTTTTTACAAGTGCAAGAACCTATTGAGCAGTAAACTTGCTCCGAAAGTCCCTATTAGTCCTACTTCAACTAGTACTACAGCCATTACTACAACAAATACTACTACCACTAAATTATGA